One window of Dechloromonas sp. ZY10 genomic DNA carries:
- a CDS encoding chaperone NapD gives MDRQAAAGVNISSLILGVAPTARDEVAALLVRLAGVDIHANEADGRMIVTVESASESATVETFETIRQLPGVLSAALVYHQFESDPDEEA, from the coding sequence ATGGACCGACAAGCAGCGGCGGGCGTCAATATTTCCAGCCTGATTCTCGGTGTCGCGCCGACTGCCCGCGACGAGGTGGCGGCTCTGCTCGTGCGCCTTGCCGGTGTCGATATCCATGCCAATGAGGCGGATGGACGGATGATTGTCACCGTCGAGTCAGCCTCGGAATCCGCCACGGTAGAAACCTTTGAAACCATTCGCCAGTTGCCCGGGGTGCTCTCCGCCGCGCTGGTGTATCACCAGTTTGAATCCGATCCAGACGAGGAGGCGTGA
- a CDS encoding TatD family hydrolase, which translates to MLVDTHCHLDAAEFAADRDAVHAAALAAGVGRIIVPAVTVDNCLAVKRTCQRYAGCYPAYGIHPLYVDQTGPEDLARLRRLLQQDRPLAVGEIGLDFYIADADIDRQEYFYLEQLKLAREFDLPVLLHVRRAVDPILRGLRRIRVRGGIAHAFNGSRQQAEELIKLGFKLGFGGTLTYPGSRRIRQLATELPLASLVLETDAPDIPPVWRAGGRNDPAQLPAIGKELAVLRGVPPADLQAALLANCRELFPAL; encoded by the coding sequence ATGCTCGTCGATACCCATTGCCATCTCGATGCCGCCGAGTTCGCTGCCGACCGCGACGCGGTCCATGCCGCCGCCCTTGCCGCCGGCGTCGGGCGCATCATCGTTCCGGCGGTGACGGTGGATAACTGTCTGGCAGTCAAGCGTACCTGCCAGCGTTACGCCGGCTGTTATCCGGCCTACGGCATTCATCCGCTCTACGTGGACCAGACCGGGCCCGAAGACCTGGCGCGCTTACGGCGGCTGTTGCAGCAGGACCGGCCGTTGGCGGTTGGCGAAATCGGGCTCGATTTCTATATTGCCGATGCCGACATCGACCGTCAGGAGTATTTCTATCTGGAGCAGTTGAAACTGGCACGCGAGTTCGACCTGCCGGTGCTGTTGCATGTCCGGCGTGCCGTCGATCCGATTCTCAGGGGCTTGCGCCGGATTCGCGTCCGCGGCGGTATCGCGCACGCTTTCAATGGCAGTCGGCAGCAGGCCGAGGAGTTGATCAAGCTCGGCTTCAAGCTGGGTTTTGGCGGGACCCTGACCTATCCCGGTTCGCGCCGGATTCGGCAACTGGCAACGGAGTTGCCGCTGGCCAGCCTGGTCCTCGAAACCGATGCCCCGGACATCCCGCCGGTTTGGCGGGCGGGCGGGCGGAACGATCCGGCACAACTGCCGGCAATCGGGAAGGAGTTGGCGGTTTTGCGGGGGGTGCCGCCTGCCGATCTGCAAGCGGCGCTACTGGCCAACTGCCGGGAGTTGTTTCCCGCACTTTGA